One window of the Tachypleus tridentatus isolate NWPU-2018 chromosome 10, ASM421037v1, whole genome shotgun sequence genome contains the following:
- the LOC143227927 gene encoding ATP-binding cassette sub-family E member 1-like translates to CCFALCSPQTLLAGMNKFLELLNITFRRDPNNFRPRINKLNSVKDTEQKKSGNFFFLDD, encoded by the exons TGTTGTTTTGCTCTTTGCAGCCCTCAGACGTTGCTAGCAGGAATGAACAAGTTCTTGGAGCTCCTCAATATCACATTTCGTCGAGATCCCAACAACTTCAGACCTCGTATCAACAAATTAAATTCAGTGAAG gATACGGAGCAGAAGAAATCTGGAAATTTCTTCTTCCTTGATGACTGA